TCACCTTTCTCAACTCTCTCATGAACGCTTTGGAGGAAGAATCTTTGGTAGTGAGAGAGGCATCTATGGGCTCATAAAACGAGATTCCACCCAATCCTGCTCCAGTCGATTCGGGTCCATATTGATCTGCAGCTGATAGAGTAGCTAAAGATTGTGGAGTAGGATGGGCCGCTGTACTGGTGCCAATCTACATCAGGACACCTATATGATGAGCAAGATCTGCGAGACCAATTTGGTAAGGGGCACTGACCTTGGCCTTTTGCTTGTCCGCCAAAGAGTGAAGTTTGGGTATATCCAATCCTCGTTTTTCTGTGTACGCAATATAAGTCAGCCGTAAttttaatgatgatgactgCCAAGCTGTGACTTACTTTGAGCAGTTGGCAAGGAATATACTTTGCCCTTAGGGCCCTTCTGCTTGTCTACAAAGCGACAACAACTTCCCGTGAGTCTACTACATGAAGGAACGAAATATGACAGAATGGTACATACTAGCTTTTGGCATTTCGATCTTTGACCTTGACACAAAGAAGCTCCACTAGATGGTATCACTGTTCTCGCGATTCATGTATACACTCACGACATCGCTAATCATGATCACAAAGTCCATTATTGACAGTGAAGTGATTGTTTTCAAAATTCCAAgagtggaggtggtgggGATCGCCGCCGTGTAGCAATGCTATTATGCAAGCTTAATAAAGATAGGATTCTCTCAAAAGCATTTTGAAACTGTTAAAGCTCGATTACATGATTAAGATCTTACGCTATCAAGAGCTACAGCTGTCTTTTTCATACATATCGCTAGCATCATCACAAACACTATGCTCACGAAAGTACTTCGATCAACCCATGCGGCTGTCAAAGCTGGTCCATCTGCTCGACCTGTTCTCGCTCAACGATCTTTCCACGCCTCTAGAATAGCGCAGGATCATTTCCTGGATGCTAATGATGAGGTAAGTCGGTTAAGGCTATCCGTTTAATAAGAAGCTCATTAGTATCATGTATTTTGATGTGATAGGCATTCAGTAAACGAGCATTAGATGAAGCAAATGCTAAGCCTATTTTGGTAGATTTCTACGCTGAGTGAGCTCTTCATTAGCTCGCTCAATCAAACTCAAGGTCAAATAGCGAAACTGACCATCAATGTTAACACAGATGGTGTCAACCATGTCGAGTACTTACACCTTTACTTAAAAGTCATACAGGACCTGATTCCGCTTATGATTTGATGACTGtgaatgttgatgattatCCAGATTTAGCGGCAAAGTTCAAGGTAAGGCCAAGACAACTTTTCGATACGTGTTGAATACCAAGCTCATGAACGAGCTCCTCAATCAGGTCTCAGCCTTACCTACCGTTGTAGCATTTAAGAATGGTGCCgtgaaaaacaaatttgGTGAGCTAATTATCGTATGCGCCGCTAGCAAATGTATAGCTAACCTTCCTGTGTAGTCGGGTTTAGGGGAGACGCAGATATCAAGAAATTCCTTGGTCTGCTATAGCCACCATGAGACTATGCATTCACGTGAATATTCACATTCATCATCGTGAACTTCTCGTTGCTATGCTGCAAGATCGAATGAGTTCAGCTGGGAGGACAAGCTTTCAATAGCAACGTTCGGGATTCTTCGGCCATTTTCACCAAAATGATCGTCTAGAATTTCGTGCAAGGCTAAGTTTCAACAATCTTACTCATGACATACACTGTTATTAATTATATGCATATACTCTCGCAGCGTTGAGGGGTAATGAGATACAAAAAATCGTACAGGTTATCTATAATCTACCATTCAACCCTCTCACCTTTCCAATCCCAACATTTACCTTCCCATTTCTTTGACTCATCCCTCTTGATTTGGCCCATAACGCCAACCATCTTTTCGATAGcctgatcaatttcaaactTCCCCTTTGATGGATCAGCTACAGCGTCATTTCCTATAACGGGTTTTGTGAATGATGTAATAACTGTGCCAGGATGATATCCCACTGCCACCGCAGaagaatttttatttattaattcGTGATCCAGTGTACGTATTATTTGGTTTGTAGCTGCTTTTGAGCTATACGGTATGACGGGTCGCACTTGTTATTTTCCATACGTGCATCACGACTGTAATAAGTGATAAGGATGCAATGACAGACTTACGCCCTATAAGAATACCATCCTCCCCTGTTATTATCCGATATACTACCGACTCTAGCACTCATTGACCAACATAAACTACTATCTGAACTAATCAACCCTTGTGCAGGATCTTCACCTTGATAATCTTTCCAATCTGTTGATAGACATtcaaattttcttttgttaGGTATGAGCGGTACGAAGTGTTTATACGTTAACAAATGACCTAGGgtatttatttgaaattgatcaattgatttagataGGTCGATAGCTGAAAGTGATTTCTCAGGATGTAGCTGACAAGGCATTCAATTAGTCTTGTCTGTCTCTACAGCATACCTTTTCCCGGTGAAGATAGAGTAATACTCACTACTCCCGCCATACAAGCTATTAATCTAATTCTATCGGCCCCTTCGCGTTGCTCAACCAGCTTAGCAGCCTTGCTCAGACCTTTTTCATTCCTGATATCCACATCATCTACTACGGTCAATCTCTCTTTCCCTGCGTCATCGCTTATTCCTTCCAGTATCCTGTCAGTGATATCAGAGACTTTGGAATCTGGTCGATGTGTCAAAGCGTAGACTGTCAGACCCGTGTTCTGCAGTATATGTCGAGCAAGTGCCAAACCCAATGACCCCGATGCACCTTGTATGACAGCTACCGACATTGCTATGTTTCCTCTAACTCGAGGAGAGTGGATGTGCGGCTGAGCTATTCAGTGCTTCCGATTGAATGGTCTATGCGATTGTTTGTATAACGATCTGCACAATTGGATATCCTACCTTAAGGTGTTTCAAAACTCTAAAGATCGGAAACTTGATTATCTTTTATTGTGGGGTCTCCGCTGTAGATGATGTCATTCCTCGCGTAACAAGATTGTTGTTTGCTTTATCTTATACTTTCTCCGTAATAGTGTATTGCttattttgaaaagatttatcattattgtAGCGAAACAGCTACAGAAAGAGTTGAAGATGTCAAAGTGAGTAAGATGAACGTTTTCAGCGTATATGGGCACATCTCGCTGATTAGCTAGACGAGGAAGACCTGcaatcaagctcaaagCTCTTCTTATCGACTTGAACGGTACACTACATTTAGGTTCAGAACCTACTAAGAATGCTGTCAATGCTATAGAAAAGTTACGGAAGGCTAAAATacctttcatcttctggtAAATATTGGTGTCTCCTGTTCGTTGTTGCACTTAGTACACTGATCAATGACGAAATCGAAGCTCAAACTCAACAAAGGAATCGTCAAAACATTTATTATCGGGTCTAAACGATATGGGATTCAAGGCtaaacaagaagaattaatgaCTAGTCTATCAGCATGTAGACAGTTCGTACAAGAAAGAGGATATCAGTGGGTCTTTTTCTCGTTAGGCCCCAAGAACATTGTATTCGTTCCGAAGGCTAATCACCCTTCGTACTATCTTATGTTTATCAAGACGCCCTTACCTCTTAATGTCCGATTCTGCCAAACAGGAatttacatcttcttcatcgagCGCCGAGAAGTCATACGACTCAGTAATCCTCGGTTTACATCCTCCTTCACTTTCTTACgataatttgaatatagCATTTCGTATACTGAAACAAGAACCCATCTCTGTGAATTTGGTTGAAAACTCATTTTCAAAGTCAAGTAAGCCTATATTGATAGCACCTCATAAATCCTCATATCAACAATCTCCCAGTACAGATCATTTGCCTGAAGGATTATCATTGGGTATAGGACCATTTGTTACCCTGTTGGAAGAAGCAGGGGGTATACAAGCTGAAATAGTGGGAAAACCTACTGAAAGATTTTTTGAACTTGCTATAGAACGATTGAAGCGCAACGCCGGAATGGAACAAGGTTTCAATAGTAATGACATAGGTATAATAGGTGATGATATTTCGAATGATCTAGGAGATGGTGCGAAAGAACTAGGATTAACAAGGATATTAGGTGAGCTGTCATTTTTTTCTCTCACTCGTTCACGCGAGTTTAGTACTTCCTCTAAACCGTTGTTGTGAAGCTTATGCGCGTATTGGCATATAGTCAAGACGGGCAAATATCGTCCTGAGAGCGAGAAGACAAACCATCCCCCAGATCTTCTCTATGAAACCTTTGCCGAATTTGTAGAAGATTTCTTACATAAATTATAGAACCTACAATAACGTTCATATTTTATAATTGCATAGCTATTGCTTATCTATCGTGCGGACTCAACTGCGTCCGGGATCAATTAACGACATGGTAAATCTGAATCATTACGTGAATAGTTGTGCGAGCTTGCGATTCTAGACTGTGCCTGTGATGCTGTGTTAAGCTTTCGTGCCCGAACTTCAGATGACTTATACCTCCGAGGAAAGCTGACGGTAAAGTGTCATAAATGTACCAGATCATCATCCTGCGAGAGGTCATATATTCTCGTGATCGAGAGAAGTAGACGTTATTGATACTAAATTGGAATGCTGCTGCTGAACATTCCAGAGTATGAATGGTCAAAAAAACGCCCATATTACATTTCCAACCCCTTTCAAGCCACATTAATGGATTTCCAACGTATCATTCGGATCCGAGTGGTGTCGGAACGCGCACCGGCCAAACTGTGCCCAATTATCGTTGGCTACACCCATTCTCGCTCTTGAGACAATGAACTCCGGCCGAATCTATCGTATTGAGAAATACCATACCTAATCGGTACCCTTAGATCTTCGTACACCAGACTCCCCAGACTCCCGAAACATATGGTACAGCGCGTAAATACTCACTTGACACGTAGATCTGTGATCTGATCTGATTTGTGACTGGCTGGTTGACGTGTGAAGATTCAGTCGGGGCTTAATCTAAAAACCAAATCCACGGTCAAACCcgaatcaaataatcaaataacTTGGCCGGGACGCCTCTTTAACGGGCAAATTGAGGATTTAGATAGGGCATCGGTCCCGAAAGACAGCAATATTTAAACGCTGGCAGTGTTACGCGTTAAGGGTAATTAAATGGGTTAGGtaatcatattcaattaaaaCCCAAACAACGCTAAAGTAGGAAATAAAGTTGACTCGATTATCAATCATCTCTTTTTGACGTTTTCTCACGCCATACATACCGTTCAGTACACagtttatatatatatatacctaTCTAGACCCtctctccttcttctttcctctttcttctttctttcataCAAACAAGCTTTCATTTAAACATACATTATCTTGCCTATATATTTATAGTCAAGATGTGCTAAATTACTCAGTCTCGTACTAAGAAGCTTATAAAGAACGCATAAACAAATCAATCGTTCTTTGAAACAGTCCTCCTTTTAAAGTTATCTTAACCTTTTCTAAAGAAGCAATCACCACGTCGTCCTTACAGACCAACCACTCCAACAATAACTCCATTCAACATGTTGCATACAATTCAGTTTACCGTACTTGCTCGAGGCTCACCTCCCCGATTACCATTGACACCAACGGATATTCCACCACCGACCAAGTCGATATCGACTTGGTCACTACCAACTCTAGAAGATTAGACGTTGAATATAAGACAGCCCAAATTCCGGCTTCAAATCTATCTGAACAAAGTATACTTACAACTATACCTGATTATCAAAAGGCTAAATTGCCAGCTATACCAaaagcttcatcaattgatacGTCGAAGcaaataataatatcaCCACCACTTACTGCATCGGTTTCTCCATTCAAGATAATCGACGAAATGAGGTTTACTTCACCACACGCTAAGCCCACCCTTACTCCGGTAGGGTACAGGCTCCTTCAATTATCCGAGAAGAAGCTATCCAATATGGATGGTTCTCTTTATGATGAAGGACCTGCTCTCCTAAAGGGCATTCTTGTCAAAGAAGCTATCAGAAGCGCATGGCAATCCGTCCAAGAAGGTTCAGTCGTTGAAATGAATGACTGGACTTCTATGAGTGCTATGGGTCTTGAAGTAGTTTccgaagaagacgaagaggaTCAAGTCGAAGCTGAAATCTCTGGTAATCCCTCTGCTTCCACTGCAAGGGAAGAAAGATGGTTTGAAGACTTAGTGTCTTCTTTCGGTGAAGACGATCTCGAAAATTCCATTCCTCAGCCTGAGCAGCATGAATGGGTCGAATCAAATGTATCAGAGCCTGTATTCGATGACTACGACTACGATTACGATCCGACCCAAATGGAGGCTTTCACTTTCCCTTCGCCTACTTCACCACTCTCACCTGTAGCTATTGTCCCCCAAGTCAGAGTTACAGATGTCGAGATTGTCGAAGTTAATGATGGAGAATGTGAAGCTGAAGCAGGATTCGATCGATCCAAGTCAACCATCGAAAGACTCGACTCGACTTCTCTCGTTCATGTCGAAAACAGACAGCATGATCATCTCACGCCTGTTCTGAAACCTCTCTCTTCTGGTGGTCTGGTCCCTCCTTCACCAATCGAAGCGATCACATCAGTGTCAGTCTCTCCGGAATGGGACGAATCAATATACCCGTATCCTCAACCATACTATACGGAGATGGACGACTATATTGATGACTTCTATCTCCCGCCGCCATTGATTAGATCACTATCTAGCGGATCTACACATTCAAtggaaggagaagaatgtGGTACACCTCCTCTGAGATATTCTGAACTCAATGACCAACCTTCATGGATCGATCAACTCAAGAATATCGATGATCTAATCGAAAATTCGGAATCtagtgatgatgaagatgatatcgGTGCGAGGAGGTTTACGGAGAGTGATGAAGAGGGAGATGGGAGTAAACTTGTAGGAGGAGTTATCGGTATGGCTTTGggttttgttgatgaaggttTCGTTCTTATGTAGTTTCTTTTCGCTTTCGTAGttcattaaattaaaagtttgagaaaaaaaaccaaaaaaaaaaaaacaaatttagGTGTCTTCTGTGATTAGCTTTTTTCTTCAGTAATTTCCTCTTGTCTCATGCATCTTCGTGCTTGAGAATTCAATACGTTTAGCTAGCAGCATCTAATATGACAGAACTGCATACCATATTTCTTGCCAGCAGTCGCAAATAAATCGTTATATGAGCTCGGGATGATATTAATCCAGGAGTAGTAGGGGGTGTCAATTACTAAAATATGAGTATTTAGtatttttataaaaaaaaataattacCGCCTTTGGTAATATGGAGTATTTAGCGTAAACAGGGcgatttgtatttttatATTCCATTTACGAAAA
The sequence above is a segment of the Kwoniella pini CBS 10737 chromosome 3, complete sequence genome. Coding sequences within it:
- a CDS encoding thioredoxin, with product MLTKVLRSTHAAVKAGPSARPVLAQRSFHASRIAQDHFLDANDEAFSKRALDEANAKPILVDFYAEWCQPCRVLTPLLKSHTGPDSAYDLMTVNVDDYPDLAAKFKVSALPTVVAFKNGAVKNKFVGFRGDADIKKFLGLL
- a CDS encoding TIGR01458 family HAD hydrolase: MSKRGRPAIKLKALLIDLNGTLHLGSEPTKNAVNAIEKLRKAKIPFIFCSNSTKESSKHLLSGLNDMGFKAKQEELMTSLSACRQFVQERGYQRPYLLMSDSAKQEFTSSSSSAEKSYDSVILGLHPPSLSYDNLNIAFRILKQEPISVNLVENSFSKSSKPILIAPHKSSYQQSPSTDHLPEGLSLGIGPFVTLLEEAGGIQAEIVGKPTERFFELAIERLKRNAGMEQGFNSNDIGIIGDDISNDLGDGAKELGLTRILVKTGKYRPESEKTNHPPDLLYETFAEFVEDFLHKL